One genomic segment of Naumovozyma castellii chromosome 7, complete genome includes these proteins:
- the KRE33 gene encoding ribosome biosynthesis protein KRE33 encodes MAKKAIDSRIPSLIRNGVQTKQRSFFVIVGDRARNQLPNLHYLMMSADLKMNKSVLWAYKKKLMGFTSHRKKREAKIKKEIKRGTREVNDQDPFETFISNQNIRYVYYKETEKILGNTYGMCILQDFEALTPNLLARTLETVEGGGIIVILLKSMSSLKQLYTMTMDVHSRYRTEAHGDVVARFNERFILSLGANENCLVVDDELNVLPISGAKNVKPLPPKDDEDLSPKQIELNELKESLEDVQPAGSLVALSKTVNQAHAILSFIDAISEKTLNSTVALTAGRGRGKSAALGISIAAAVSHGYSNIFVTSPSPENLRTLFEFIFKGFDALGYQEHIDYDIIQSTNPDFNKAIVRVDIKRDHRQTIQYIIPQDSHVLGQAELVVIDEAAAIPLPIVKNLLGPYLVFMASTINGYEGTGRSLSLKLIQQLRTQSITNGRENTQTEVVSRDTNKTPDLHLSSAGRQLKEIALDEPIRYAPGDPIEKWLNKLLCLDVTLIKNPRFAARGTPHPSQCNLFIVNRDTLFSYHPVSENFLEKMMALYVASHYKNSPNDLQLMSDAPAHQLFVLLPPIDAKDGGRIPDPLCVIQIALEGEISKQSVRNSLSRGQRAGGDLIPWLVSQQFQDEEFAGLSGARVVRIATNPEYASMGYGSRAIQLLRDYFEGKFADMSESAHPKDYSLKRVSDKELAKSNLLKDEVKLRDAKSLPPLLLKLSEQPPRFLHYLGVSYGLTQSLHKFWKNNKFVPVYLRQTANDLTGEHTCVMLNVLDGRESHWLVEFANDFHKRFLSLLSYDFHKFTAVQALSVLESSKKAQELHEDDSTNKVKELSKSQMDDIFSPFDLKRLDSYANNLLDYHVIVDMLPMLSLLYFGGKMGDSVKLSSVQSAILLAIGLQRKSIDDISKELNLPANQTIAMFAKVMRKISVYFRSVLSESIEETLPAVKNQQIAEMDGEEIKTYDAARALDQMDEELEEAGSEAIQAMKEKQKELINSLNLEKYAINENSEGWEQSKKSLEKAAKSKGVVSVQTGKKRTTEHAESIYKEEMKALKKSKRSKK; translated from the coding sequence ATGGCTAAGAAAGCTATTGATTCCCGTATTCCATCTTTGATAAGAAATGGGGTGCAAACGAAACAAAGATCCTTCTTTGTTATCGTAGGTGACCGAGCACGTAACCAATTGCCAAATTTACATTACTTAATGATGAGTGCCGACCTGAAAATGAACAAGTCCGTTCTTTGGGCgtacaagaagaaattgatggGGTTTACCTCACATAGGAAGAAGCGTGAGGCTAAGatcaagaaggaaattaagAGAGGTACTAGAGAAGTTAACGATCAAGATCCATTTGAAACTTTTATCTCCaatcaaaatattagaTATGTTTATTATAAggaaacagaaaaaatcTTGGGTAATACCTATGGTATGTGTATCTTGCAAGATTTTGAAGCTTTAACTCCTAATTTATTGGCTAGAACTTTGGAAACCGTGGAAGGTGGTGGTATTATTGTCATTTTGCTAAAGTCCATGAGTTCTTTGAAACAACTGTATACTATGACCATGGATGTGCATTCTCGTTATAGAACTGAGGCCCATGGTGATGTTGTGGCAagatttaatgaaagatttatCTTGTCTCTAGGTGCAAATGAAAATTGTTTAGTagttgatgatgaattgaatgtCCTACCTATATCTGGTGCTAAGAATGTTAAACCATTACCTCCAAAGGATGATGAGGACTTATCTCCcaaacaaattgaattgaatgaacTAAAGGAATCATTAGAAGATGTTCAACCTGCTGGTTCCTTGGTAGCTTTATCTAAAACTGTTAACCAAGCTCATGCTATCTTATCATTTATCGACGCTATCTCAGAAAAAACATTGAATTCTACAGTGGCATTAACAGCAGGAAGAGGTAGAGGTAAATCCGCTGCTTTGGGTATTTCCATTGCTGCTGCAGTGTCTCATGGATATTCTAACATTTTTGTTACCTCCCCATCACCAGAAAATTTAAGAACTCTTTTcgaattcattttcaaaggGTTCGATGCTTTAGGGTACCAAGAGCATATTGATTATGATATTATTCAATCTACAAACCCTGATTTCAACAAGGCTATCGTTAGAGTCGACATTAAGAGAGATCATAGACAAACTATCCAATATATTATTCCACAAGATTCTCATGTGTTGGGTCAAGCTGAATTAGTTGTCATTGATGAAGCTGCCGCTATTCCACTTCCTATTGTTAAAAACTTATTGGGTCCTTATTTGGTCTTCATGGCTTCTACAATTAATGGGTATGAAGGTACTGGTAGATCATTATCcttgaaattgattcaacAATTACGTACTCAATCAATTACTAATGGTCGTGAAAACACACAAACTGAAGTGGTTTCAAGAGATACTAACAAGACTCCTGATTTACATTTAAGTTCCGCAGGCCGTCAGCTAAAGGAAATCGCCCTAGATGAACCAATCAGGTACGCACCAGGTGatccaattgaaaaatggttGAATAAACTGTTGTGTTTAGACGTCACTTTAATTAAGAATCCAAGATTCGCTGCAAGAGGTACACCACATCCATCTCAAtgtaatttattcattgtCAATAGAGATACTTTATTCTCTTATCACCCTGTGTCagaaaatttcttggagAAGATGATGGCTCTTTATGTTGCTTCTCATTACAAAAATTCTCCAAACGATTTGCAACTAATGAGTGATGCTCCTGCCCATCAATTATTCGTGCTGTTGCCCCCAATTGATGCTAAAGATGGTGGTAGAATTCCTGATCCGTTATGTGTCATTCAAATCGCCTTAGAAGGTGAAATCTCGAAACAGAGCGTCAGAAATTCCCTATCAAGAGGTCAAAGAGCAGGAGGTGATTTAATTCCATGGTTAGTGTCCCAACAATTccaagatgaagaatttgctGGGTTAAGTGGTGCTCGTGTGGTGAGAATAGCAACTAATCCAGAATACGCATCCATGGGGTACGGGTCTAGAGCTATCCAATTGCTAAGAGATTATTTTGAAGGGAAGTTTGCTGACATGTCAGAATCTGCTCATCCAAAGGattattcattaaagaGAGTCTCCGATAAGGAATTAGCAAAAAGTAATTTGTTGAAAGACGAAGTTAAGTTAAGAGATGCAAAGAGCCTACCACCTCTTTTGTTGAAACTTTCCGAACAACCTCCACGTTTCTTACATTATTTGGGTGTCTCATACGGGCTTACTCAATCGTTACATAAATTCTGGAAGAACAATAAATTCGTACCTGTTTATTTACGTCAAACCGCCAATGATTTGACTGGTGAGCATACATGTGTCATGCTGAACGTTCTGGATGGCAGAGAATCTCACTGGCTAGTGGAATTTGCAAATGATTTCCACAAGAGATTCTTGTCATTACTATCATACGATTTCCATAAATTTACCGCTGTGCAAGCATTGAGTGTTCTAGAGAGCAGTAAGAAAGCACAAGAATTGCATGAGGATGATTCTACCAACAAAGTGAAGGAATTGTCAAAGAGTCAAATGGATGATATATTTTCTCCTTTCGATTTAAAGAGATTAGACAGTTATGCCAATAACTTGTTAGACTATCATGTGATTGTCGATATGTTGCCAATGTTATCATTACTATATTTCGGAGGTAAAATGGGTGATTCGGTAAAATTATCCAGTGTTCAAAGTGCCATTTTGTTGGCCATTGGGTTACAACGTAAGAGCATCGACGATATATCCAAGGAATTGAACTTACCAGCCAACCAAACGATTGCAATGTTCGCTAAAGTCATGAGAAAGATATCTGTATACTTCCGTTCTGTGCTTAGCgaatccattgaagaaactcTACCGGCTGTCAAGAATCAACAGATAGCTGAAATGGATGGCGAAGAGATTAAGACATATGATGCAGCTCGGGCATTAGACCAAATGGATGAAGAACTGGAAGAAGCAGGCTCTGAAGCTATACAAGCAATGAAAGAGAAGCAGAAGGAATTGATCAActctttgaatttggagAAATATGCCATTAATGAGAATAGTGAAGGTTGGGAGCAGTCCAAGAAAAGTTTAGAGAAGGCAGCTAAGAGTAAAGGTGTTGTTAGTGTCCAAACCGGTAAGAAAAGAACGACAGAACATGCAGAAAGCATTTACAAGGAAGAGATGAAGGCTTTAAAGAAGAGTAAAAGATCcaagaaataa
- the TOM22 gene encoding Tom22p (ancestral locus Anc_2.137): MVELSEIKEDTSNVPNHPAGPNEAIIEDNDKPINVEENEEDDEDDSDFEDDFNEKETLLERLSALKDVIPPKQRQSICSVFNFTTNFIKTAFSKSGNVAWIVTTSALLLGVPLSLSILAEQQLIEMEKTFDLQKDANDILAQGDKPE, from the coding sequence ATGGTTGAATTGAGCGAAATTAAGGAAGACACATCCAATGTTCCAAACCACCCAGCTGGTCCAAATGAAGCtatcattgaagataatgacAAGCCAATTAATGtagaagaaaatgaagaagatgacgaAGATGACAGcgattttgaagatgatttcaatgaaaaagaaactcTACTTGAAAGATTATCAGCTTTGAAAGATGTCATTCCACCAAAGCAGAGACAAAGTATATGTTCTGTGTTCAATTTTACTACCAATTTTATCAAGACGGCATTCTCCAAGTCTGGTAACGTTGCATGGATTGTCACTACCTCAGCTCTATTACTAGGTGTCCCATTATCCTTGTCTATACTTGCTGAACAACAGTTGATTGAAATGGAGAAAACCTTTGATTTGCAAAAAGATGCCAATGATATCCTAGCTCAAGGTGACAAGCCCGAATAA
- the CPT1 gene encoding diacylglycerol cholinephosphotransferase (ancestral locus Anc_2.138), whose translation MGYFISQQSLENLKFYKYQSEDHSIVSNYVLKPFWRAFAKIFPTWMAPNVVTLLGLCFIIINVITTLYYDPQLNVETPRWTYYSYSLGLFLYQTFDACDGMHARRTGQSGPLGELFDHCIDSINTTLSLFPFCSTTGMGFTRFFILTQFSVLCNFYLSTWEEYHTHKLYLSEFSGPVEGILSLIITFLLTGIFGPQTIWHSEILALNVSGTHIRVETVHLMYAFSLIGLAFNIITATKNVADYYMEFSKKNEDKEITNGKIREAILGLVPFFGYFITIFSLVFVEPQFITLPFSLSIGLTMAFVVGRIILAHLTRQPFPIINYPMLIPVIQLTLYYITVHIFGHNSDDVVRNLVWFGFGLSLGIHAMFTNEIIYEFTNYLDVYALSIKHPKQI comes from the exons ATGggatatttcatttctcAGCAGAGCttagaaaatttgaaattctaCAA ATATCAAAGTGAAGATCATTCTATTGTTTCTAATTATGTATTGAAACCATTCTGGAGGGCTTTTGCCAAGATATTTCCAACGTGGATGGCACCGAACGTTGTTACCTTATTAGGGTtatgtttcattattatcaatgtCATAACGACACTTTACTACGACCCTCAACTAAATGTGGAGACCCCTCGTTGGACATATTACTCATATTCTTTAGGTTTATTTCTTTACCAAACTTTTGATGCCTGTGATGGTATGCATGCACGTCGCACAGGTCAATCCGGGCCCCTAGGTGAACTATTTGACCATTGTATTGATTCCATCAATACCACGTTGTCCTTATTTCCCTTTTGTTCAACAACTGGTATGGGATTTACtagattctttattttgaCCCAGTTTTCAGTCCTCTGCAACTTTTATTTGAGTACTTGGGAAGAATACCATACCCATAAGTTATATTTGAGTGAATTTTCTGGTCCTGTTGAAGGTATTTTAAGTTTAATCATCACCTTTTTACTGACTGGTATCTTTGGACCCCAAACTATCTGGCATTCTGAGATACTCGCCCTCAATGTATCAGGCACCCATATTAGAGTTGAAACTGTTCATTTAATGTATGCTTTCTCTTTGATAGGTTTGGCATTTAATATAATTACAGCAACAAAAAATGTGGCGGACTACTATATGGAATTCAGTaaaaagaatgaagataaagaaataaccAATGGAAAGATCAGAGAAGCCATCTTAGGATTAGTTCCCTTTTTTGGTTACTTTATTACCATCTTCTCATTAGTATTTGTGGAACCTCAATTCATTACATTACCGTTCTCTCTCTCAATTGGATTGACCATGGCATTTGTGGTAGGTCGCATCATTTTAGCTCATTTAACAAGACAACCATTTCCTATTATCAACTACCCTATGTTAATTCCCGTTATACAGTTAACCctttattatattacaGTTCATATATTCGGGCATAACTCAGACGATGTGGTACGTAATTTAGTATGGTTTGGATTTGGATTATCGTTGGGAATTCACGCTATGTTCACTAACGAAATCATTTATGAGTTCACCAATTATCTGGACGTATATGCTTTGTCTATTAAACATCCAAAGCAAATATAA
- the NRK1 gene encoding ribosylnicotinamide kinase (ancestral locus Anc_2.140), with protein MTNRKVVLVALSGCSSSGKTTIAKLTAGLYPDATLIHEDDFYKHDSEVPVDPKRNIQNWDSPEALNILAFERELEIIKKTGNISQKLIHNNNVDDMKKFQIDPMSLTKLKTKYESIDKSIKVVLVDGFMIYNNPVLTSNFDLKLLIRAPYDVLKARRAARSGYQTLDSFWVDPPYYFDEFVYKSYRDAHAYLFENDDVEGSFKPTKRFNIQLFDNSDDVPITVALDWVCDRIVEVCKENK; from the coding sequence ATGACTAATAGAAAAGTCGTACTAGTTGCATTGAGTGGATGCTCTTCAAGTGGTAAGACTACAATAGCTAAATTAACAGCAGGACTATACCCTGATGCTACGTTAATTcatgaagatgatttctATAAGCATGATTCTGAGGTTCCTGTTGATCCTAAACGAAACATTCAAAACTGGGATTCCCCTGAAgcattaaatattttggcCTTTGAAAGGGAGCTTGAAATAATTAAGAAGACGGGAAATATTTCCcagaaattgattcataataataatgtggATGACATGAAAAAATTCCAGATCGATCCAATGTCTTTaacgaaattgaaaacaaaatatgaGTCCATTGATAAATCTATCAAAGTAGTTCTTGTGGATGGCTTTATGATATACAACAATCCCGTCTTGACGTCtaattttgatttgaaattactGATCAGAGCACCTTATGATGTGCTGAAGGCGAGAAGGGCCGCAAGATCAGGATATCAAACCCTGGATTCTTTCTGGGTCGATCCTCCATATTACTTTGATGAGTTTGTGTATAAATCTTATCGAGATGCACATGCCTATCtgtttgaaaatgatgacgTAGAAGGCTCATTCAAACCCACTAAGAGGTTTAATATACAGTTATTCGACAATAGTGATGATGTTCCGATTACAGTTGCTCTTGACTGGGTATGTGATCGCATTGTAGAAGTAtgcaaagaaaataaatga
- the TEP1 gene encoding putative phosphatidylinositol-3,4,5-trisphosphate 3-phosphatase (ancestral locus Anc_2.141) has protein sequence MEKSQSWSDYIPKRPHASTIIRSLYSAPLKVHKNNFGLTLDLSYVQQNIIVCSYPVTKYPKLLYRNNLEDLITFLNLHHGINNWKIYNLKVERGIYDYTDGDLLSLIKQNESIHRDNSLAMTLLKKEAIRYNIEILDTMKSATDIEYEELLLKPYLLRKGWLDHAPPPFVLLQEIIDDINAFVSSMNPEKIAVLHCKMGKGRCGTIVIAFMMKFKDCSLESACQFFRVSRFKAGVSKGVTIASQLRYLKYHEMFLYYDPQYNELILKQLKKSHFKLESIQLMEPSSLIYSNTYLISIKFQTYNESRNGLTDLLILETDGDNQNQMKNKTLLLGNLDLDLNIHDIRVEFKLGTKNSQLINKFTAMASSSHCWFNLYFESLKCSTNSSEINFMLHELYHEQRTGQQFYFCIRWEELDGTKGSNSKGLKLFNSINIKWSIY, from the coding sequence atggaaaaGAGCCAAAGTTGGTCAGATTATATACCTAAGCGACCACATGCTTCCACTATTATTCGGTCACTTTACAGTGCCCCATTGAAAGTTCATAAGAATAACTTTGGACTGACTTTAGATTTATCCTATGtacaacaaaatattattgtttgttcGTACCCTGTCACAAAGTACCCTAAGTTATTGTATCGAAATAATTTAGAGGATTTAATtacatttttaaatttacaCCATGGaattaataattggaaGATCTATAATTTGAAAGTGGAGAGAGGAATATACGATTATACTGATGGAGATCTACTATCATTGATTAAACAAAATGAGTCGATTCATAGAGACAACTCATTGGCGATGactttattaaagaaagaagcCATTCGATATAACATCGAGATATTGGATACTATGAAATCGGCAACCGACATAGAATATGAAGAGTTATTGCTAAAACCGTATCTCTTGAGAAAAGGATGGCTCGATCATGCCCCCCCTCCCTTTGTCTTActacaagaaattatagATGATATTAATGCCTTCGTTTCCAGTATGAACCCAGAAAAAATTGCAGTATTACATTGTAAGATGGGGAAAGGACGCTGTGGTACTATAGTAATTGCATTTATGATGAAGTTTAAGGACTGTTCTTTAGAATCAGCTTGTCAGTTCTTTAGAGTTAGCAGATTCAAAGCTGGGGTTAGTAAAGGAGTTACAATTGCATCACAGTTACgatatttgaaatatcatGAAATGTTCCTATACTATGATCCACAATACAATGAGttaatattaaaacaaCTTAAGAAATCACATTTCAAACTAGAATCCATTCAATTAATGGAACCTTCAAGTTTGATTTATTCGAATACATACCTCatatcaattaaatttcaaacCTATAACGAATCAAGGAATGGGTTGACAGATCTTCTCATATTAGAAACTGATGGCGATAATCAAaaccaaatgaaaaataagaCTCTATTACTTGGTAATCTAGATCTGGATCTAAATATTCATGATATAAGAGTGGAATTTAAACTGGGAACGAAAAACTctcaattaattaataaatttactGCCATGGCATCAAGCTCCCATTGTTGGTTtaatttatattttgaaagtttGAAATGTAGTACCAATAGTtcagaaataaattttatGCTTCATGAATTGTATCACGAACAAAGGACTGGGCAGCAATTCTATTTTTGTATCAGATGGGAAGAATTAGACGGGACAAAGGGAAGCAACAGTAAGGGCTTGAAGTTATTTAATTCCATAAATATTAAATGGTctatatattaa
- the LSM12 gene encoding Lsm12p (ancestral locus Anc_2.142): MSLSLENVLGLHVKVTNLLDVVTEGKIYSFNSSNNTITLQTNKKNQTPLSFKIIKCSFIKDIEVIGDKPVSNSFKKQYIKPTFIHIERVTELLNNKIEEAGIKDQLRRQGITEEGEFIFNIIYKTIPDTKWVGKTIVILDDIQVEPPYKVENIKSLHEPNTGSLDLIEKIVANGWKKLPSKIVDSDEDSDDKKGG; this comes from the coding sequence ATGAGTCTCAGCTTGGAAAATGTACTTGGGCTTCACGTGAAAGTAACAAACTTGTTGGATGTAGTTACGGAGGGTAAGATATACTCTTTCAACTCATCAAATAATACCATTACATTGCAAACTAACAAGAAAAACCAAACGCCTTTGAGTTTCAAGATCATTAAATGTTCATTcattaaagatattgaGGTAATTGGAGATAAGCCTGTgtcaaattcattcaagaaaCAATACATCAAGCCAACATTTATTCATATTGAGAGAGTCACtgaattattgaacaatAAGATCGAAGAGGCTGGAATCAAGGACCAATTGAGGCGTCAAGGTATTACTGAGGAGGGAGaatttatattcaatattatctaTAAGACCATACCTGATACAAAGTGGGTAGGTAAGACCATTGTGATATTGGATGACATACAAGTGGAACCACCATACAAAgtagaaaatattaaatctttGCATGAACCTAATACAGGATCTCTTGATCTAATAGAGAAAATCGTGGCAAATGGATGGAAGAAGTTGCCCTCTAAAATTGTTGATAGCGATGAAGATAGTGACGATAAAAAGGGTGGTTGA
- the FAR11 gene encoding Far11p (ancestral locus Anc_2.143), whose translation MKAGQGRDVPIINRSMSLDDIKHKRTPPQFIDDMAAHRTSNSAQERNEILLKDLDIMLKNKLNVVNGLRNQSPNSTATRRSASYDDLNGSFRQRSGLEGDIITRSPPGLDYEDDALLADNATELDGGRSDNLYQGNLDMPEEDEDDEEFANVDEVDGPLLGHLQEKTDKNNDLKDYNMPINEDLKKDLENRAAELAEGNGFQPVIQKKVEWSFKDFTSLNSELDDWFCAADYALLSPSKNQFMKKDINEEQFMSDDVYAEKITKSLLDLLPQDIGGNLLSLFYISMGIFGKAKSMNDHLTYIRRNTMFMIPQLPILIKTFKEICISCRDNKNNLKRQSTFLFYSSSILFLIATICIESRDGKSSEFIQTVIHFFDDDAVLQFLTKYIEHWRWNSRLSMRVRNIISLLFKLITLQFGDRSLYTTTKKQLYNFHGLNAYNNDEEGKRLTVSPLHYKAFQEDITSRFPEYPMPTPHEELPKDIDDSTSLSQFLEIPRSKARNPMNLNLAVPEQHIATPAPSPPASPELTSSLVESPRLRKSFQTNMAYPCLYPSDDDLDLDALNKRISSKKCDEDVKVPFSIEEAATILSSNLKVKLSTRQLWSERELFMVTERGWQSSIPSDPYNYPEMKNPTDAECINIMKRIDTYYRDCLPNLNSLVFVLLQTMESNLNNIVYKRSTISEDANVETLKPYLEIMKAKETALRTSTGILYLLLKWFKLNHILKFEQFSVLLYDSRYINTCTSILNKYSESYSSRIFNEILTTDESIWKVCSQHNAAYEQDYKISFGNVTDQDTSLLPSFAYMLRILRKMIDNKTQRLKELPLPIGLIFKKYYKLYNLDIYHPILRIIRELTPFKNKRWKSEHMELISGVYLYERLELIDNWVTGKDIAGEINDACGQEIALRALLQFYNFRRYETSMTQLGYTTRDRDRDLT comes from the coding sequence ATGAAAGCCGGTCAAGGGAGAGATGTTCCCATCATTAACCGATCCATGTCACTCGACGACATAAAACACAAACGAACACCGCCTCAATTCATAGACGATATGGCAGCACATCGAACCAGTAACAGTGCACAAGAACGCAATGAGAtacttttgaaagatttagatATCATGCtaaaaaacaaattgaatgtGGTAAATGGTCTTAGGAATCAAAGCCCCAATTCAACTGCCACGAGAAGGTCTGCTTCTTATGATGATTTGAACGGATCTTTTAGACAAAGGTCTGGTTTGGAGGGCGACATAATTACTAGAAGTCCACCTGGATTAGATTATGAGGATGATGCCCTATTGGCAGATAATGCCACAGAATTGGATGGTGGTCGGTCTGACAATTTATATCAAGGAAACCTAGATATGCCTGAGGAGGATGAAGACGATGAGGAGTTCGCCAATGTCGATGAAGTCGATGGTCCATTACTAGGTCATTTGCAGGAGAAGAcagataaaaataatgatttgaaagacTATAATATGCCAATAAACGAAGACCTAAAgaaagatttggaaaatagaGCTGCTGAGTTAGCAGAGGGCAATGGATTTCAACCTGTAATTCAAAAGAAAGTCGAATGGTCctttaaagattttacCTCTTTGAATTCGGAATTAGATGATTGGTTTTGCGCAGCAGATTATGCACTACTTTCTCCTAGTAAGAATCAATTCATGAAGAAAgacattaatgaagaacaaTTCATGTCGGATGACGTGTATGCGGAAAAAATTACGAAATCATTGTTAGATCTGCTCCCTCAAGATATTGGTGGCAACCTACTAagtttattttatatttctATGGGGATATTTGGTAAGGCCAAATCCATGAATGATCACTTGACCTACATACGACGCAATACTATGTTCATGATCCCACAACTTCCTATCCTAATAAAAacattcaaagaaatttgcATTTCATGTCGTGATAATAAGAACAACCTGAAAAGACAATCcacatttttattttattcaaGTTCCATCCTATTTCTGATTGCAACCATTTGTATAGAAAGTAGAGATGGAAAAAGTTCCGAATTTATTCAAACTGTAATACATTTCTTTGATGACGATGCCGTTTTACAGTTCCTTACAAAGTACATAGAACACTGGCGTTGGAATAGTAGGTTATCAATGAGAGtaagaaatataataagtttacttttcaaattgataacACTACAGTTTGGTGATAGATCTCTTTATACAACGACAAAGAAGCAACTATACAATTTCCACGGTTTGAATGCTTACAACAATGATGAGGAAGGTAAAAGGTTAACAGTATCACCTTTGCATTATAAGGCGTTCCAAGAAGATATAACGTCAAGATTCCCTGAATATCCTATGCCCACCCCTCATGAAGAATTACCGAAAGACATTGACGATTCTACCTCGTTATCTCAATTTTTAGAGATACCAAGATCCAAGGCTAGAAATCCGATGAACTTGAACTTGGCGGTACCGGAGCAACATATTGCCACTCCTGCTCCATCTCCTCCAGCATCTCCAGAATTAACCAGTAGTTTAGTTGAGAGTCCTCGATTAAGGAAGTCATTTCAAACTAATATGGCTTACCCTTGCTTGTATCCTTCGGATGATGATCTAGATTTAGATGCCTTAAATAAGAGAATTTCATCTAAAAAATGTGATGAAGATGTTAAAGTTCcattttccattgaagaagcaGCAACTATTCTTTCTTCCAACCTGAAAGTTAAACTAAGCACCAGGCAACTTTGGAGTGAGAGAGAGTTATTTATGGTCACCGAACGTGGCTGGCAATCCTCTATACCCTCAGATCCTTATAATTATCCAGAGATGAAGAACCCTACAGATGCTGAATGCATTAACATTATGAAACGAATTGATACTTATTACCGCGATTGCTtaccaaatttaaattcattagtGTTTGTACTATTACAAACTATGgaatcaaatttgaataatattgtATATAAACGATCTACCATATCTGAGGATGCCAATGTAGAGACATTGAAaccatatttggaaataatGAAGGCTAAGGAAACCGCATTGAGAACATCTACCGGTATCTTATACTTACTTTTGAAATGGtttaaattaaatcatattttgaaattcgAACAATTTTCTGTTTTATTATACGACTCTAGGTACATCAATACGTGCACTtccattttgaataaatattctGAAAGTTACTcatcaagaatatttaatgaaattctAACTACGGATGAATCCATCTGGAAGGTATGTTCACAGCATAATGCTGCATATGAACAAGATTATAAGATATCATTTGGAAATGTAACAGATCAGGATACCAGTCTATTACCTTCGTTTGCCTATATGTTAAGAATCTTACGGAAAATGATTGATAATAAGACGCAAAGATTAAAAGAACTACCGCTCCCGATTGGTCTCATCTTCAAGAAGTATTACAAACTATACAACCTGGACATATACCATCCTATTCTGCGAATTATCAGGGAATTGACGccttttaaaaataaacgGTGGAAGTCCGAACACATGGAGTTGATATCGGGGGTCTATCTGTACGAGAGGTTGGAGTTGATCGATAACTGGGTGACCGGGAAGGACATTGCAGGGGAGATCAACGATGCTTGTGGCCAAGAGATTGCCCTGAGGGCGTTGCTCCAGTTTTACAACTTCCGTCGCTACGAGACGTCGATGACACAATTGGGGTATACCACTAGAGATAGGGACAGAGATTTGACATAA